Proteins from one Camelina sativa cultivar DH55 chromosome 8, Cs, whole genome shotgun sequence genomic window:
- the LOC104707404 gene encoding elongation factor Ts, mitochondrial isoform X1 yields MAFARAVRRPIGVFYYSASGRFSSGNEYSTVASKLENLSQNKSSVLLSGYTTSPVRGFGNFLRSFSSGAPAVSDQMSLIKQLRERTSAPIKDVKASLVECNWDLDAAQKDLRKRGKVLASKKSSRTAAEGMLAVAQNEGKVAVIELNCETDFVARNEIFQYLALAMAKHALLVETSSQQVSGVFPFGPELFEEFKLNLDHPKVSGETTVSNAVTEVAAIMGENVKFRRGFLLSKSSAGVLSAYLHTSPQPGLGRIAGIVSLEVEGENTQLEAIQRVGSELAMHVVAAKPLFLSKDLVSSEAIANEREILKSQAESTGKSQMAVEKIVEGRLRKYFEEVALMEQKFIVNDAINIKTLVDNLSKEVGSPVKVSNFLRVEVGEGIERLEASDEPVAQTA; encoded by the exons aTGGCGTTTGCTAGGGCAGTGAGAAGACCAATTGGAGTCTTTTATTATAGTGCTAGTGGTAGGTTTAGTTCTGGGAATGAGTATTCTACTGTGGCAAGCAAATTGGAAAATTTGTCTCAGAACAAGAGCTCTGTATTGTTGTCTGGATACACCACAAGCCCTGTTCGTGGTTTTGGGAACTTCTTACGGAGTTTTAGTTCGGGAGCTCCTGCTGTATCTGACCAAATGAGCCTTATCAAGCAACTTAGGGAAAGAACTAGTGCTCCTATTAAAGATGTCAAGGCTTCTCTTGTTGAATGCAATTGGGACCTTG ATGCTGCTCAGAAGGATTTgagaaagagagggaaagtATTGGCTTCGAAGAAGTCGTCACGGACAGCTGCTGAAGGAATGCTTGCGGTTGCTCAAAATGAGGGGAAAGTTGCTGTTATTGAACTTAACTGTGAGACAGACTTTGTTGCTAGAAATGAGATTTTCCAGTACTTG GCTTTAGCTATGGCAAAACATGCTTTGCTGGTTGAAACTAGTTCTCAGCAAGTTTCTGGTGTCTTCCCTTTTGGACCTGAGCTTTTTGAG GAGTTTAAGCTTAATCTGGATCATCCAAAAGTGAGTGGTGAAACAACGGTTTCAAACGCTGTTACTGAAGTAGCTGCGATTATGGGAGAGAACGTGAAatttaggagaggtttcttgtTGTCAAAATCTTCAGCAGGTGTCCTTTCTGCATATCTTCACACAAGTCCTCAACCAG GGTTGGGTCGTATAGCTGGGATTGTATCTCTCGAAGTAGAAGGTGAAAATACTCAACTTGAGGCTATTCAGCGTGTAGGCTCAGAACTGGCTATGCATGTTGTAGCAGCAAAGCCTTTATTTTTAAGCAAAGACCTAGTTTCTTCAGAAGCAATAGCAAATGAACGCGAGATTCTGAAGTCTCAG GCAGAAAGTACAGGCAAGTCTCAGATGGCTGTAGAGAAGATTGTGGAAGGGCGTCTCCGTAAATATTTTGAAGAAGTTGCTCTAATGGAGCAAAAGTTTATTGTGAACGATGCTATAAACATTAAG ACACTGGTTGATAATTTGTCCAAGGAGGTGGGCTCACCTGTGAAGGTTTCCAATTTTCTGAGAGTTGAGGTTGGAGAAGGAATCGAAAG gcTTGAAGCATCTGATGAACCTGTTGCTCAAACTGCTTGA
- the LOC104707404 gene encoding elongation factor Ts, mitochondrial isoform X2, protein MAFARAVRRPIGVFYYSASGRFSSGNEYSTVASKLENLSQNKSSVLLSGYTTSPVRGFGNFLRSFSSGAPAVSDQMSLIKQLRERTSAPIKDVKASLVECNWDLDAAQKDLRKRGKVLASKKSSRTAAEGMLAVAQNEGKVAVIELNCETDFVARNEIFQYLALAMAKHALLVETSSQQVSGVFPFGPELFEEFKLNLDHPKVSGETTVSNAVTEVAAIMGENVKFRRGFLLSKSSAGVLSAYLHTSPQPGLGRIAGIVSLEVEGENTQLEAIQRVGSELAMHVVAAKPLFLSKDLVSSEAIANEREILKSQAESTGKSQMAVEKIVEGRLRKYFEEVALMEQKFIVNDAINIKTLVDNLSKEVGSPVIVVL, encoded by the exons aTGGCGTTTGCTAGGGCAGTGAGAAGACCAATTGGAGTCTTTTATTATAGTGCTAGTGGTAGGTTTAGTTCTGGGAATGAGTATTCTACTGTGGCAAGCAAATTGGAAAATTTGTCTCAGAACAAGAGCTCTGTATTGTTGTCTGGATACACCACAAGCCCTGTTCGTGGTTTTGGGAACTTCTTACGGAGTTTTAGTTCGGGAGCTCCTGCTGTATCTGACCAAATGAGCCTTATCAAGCAACTTAGGGAAAGAACTAGTGCTCCTATTAAAGATGTCAAGGCTTCTCTTGTTGAATGCAATTGGGACCTTG ATGCTGCTCAGAAGGATTTgagaaagagagggaaagtATTGGCTTCGAAGAAGTCGTCACGGACAGCTGCTGAAGGAATGCTTGCGGTTGCTCAAAATGAGGGGAAAGTTGCTGTTATTGAACTTAACTGTGAGACAGACTTTGTTGCTAGAAATGAGATTTTCCAGTACTTG GCTTTAGCTATGGCAAAACATGCTTTGCTGGTTGAAACTAGTTCTCAGCAAGTTTCTGGTGTCTTCCCTTTTGGACCTGAGCTTTTTGAG GAGTTTAAGCTTAATCTGGATCATCCAAAAGTGAGTGGTGAAACAACGGTTTCAAACGCTGTTACTGAAGTAGCTGCGATTATGGGAGAGAACGTGAAatttaggagaggtttcttgtTGTCAAAATCTTCAGCAGGTGTCCTTTCTGCATATCTTCACACAAGTCCTCAACCAG GGTTGGGTCGTATAGCTGGGATTGTATCTCTCGAAGTAGAAGGTGAAAATACTCAACTTGAGGCTATTCAGCGTGTAGGCTCAGAACTGGCTATGCATGTTGTAGCAGCAAAGCCTTTATTTTTAAGCAAAGACCTAGTTTCTTCAGAAGCAATAGCAAATGAACGCGAGATTCTGAAGTCTCAG GCAGAAAGTACAGGCAAGTCTCAGATGGCTGTAGAGAAGATTGTGGAAGGGCGTCTCCGTAAATATTTTGAAGAAGTTGCTCTAATGGAGCAAAAGTTTATTGTGAACGATGCTATAAACATTAAG